A single region of the Ochotona princeps isolate mOchPri1 chromosome 10, mOchPri1.hap1, whole genome shotgun sequence genome encodes:
- the LGALS8 gene encoding galectin-8 isoform X3 has translation MLSLNNLQNIIYNPMIPYVGTIPEHLEPGTLIVIRGHIPNDVDRFQVDLQCGSSVKPRADVAFHFNPRFKRTNCIVCNTLMNEKWGWEEITYDMPFKKEKSFEIVIMVLKEKFQVAVNGKHILLYAHRISLEKIDTLGIYGKVNIHSVGFSFSSDLQSTQASTLELTAISRENVQKSGMPQFSLPFVARLNSSMGPGRTVVIKGEVNTNAKGFNVDLLSGKSKDIALHLNPRLNTKAFIRNSFLQDAWGEEERNITCFPFSPGMYFEMIIYCDVREFKVAINGVHSLEYKHRFKELSSIDTLEVDGDIHLLEVRSW, from the exons ATGTTGTCCTTAAACAACCTACAGAATATCATCTATAACCCG ATGATCCCCTATGTTGGCACCATTCCTGAGCatctggagcctggaactttgaTTGTGATACGTGGACACATTCCTAATGATGTGGACAG ATTCCAGGTGGATCTGCAGTGTGGCAGCAGCGTGAAGCCTCGAGCCGACGTGGCCTTCCATTTCAACCCTCGTTTCAAAAGAACCAACTGCATTGTGTGCAACACACTGATGAATGAAAAATGGGGATGGGAAGAGATCACCTATGACATgcccttcaaaaaagaaaaatcttttgaaattgtGATTATGGTGCTGAAGGAAAAATTCCAG GTGGCTGTGAATGGAAAACATATCCTGCTCTATGCCCACAGGATAAGTCTAGAGAAAATAGACACTCTGGGCATTTATGGCAAAGTGAATATTCACTCAGTTGGTTTTAGCTTCAGCTCG GATTTACAAAGTACCCAAGCATCCACTCTGGAACTGACAGCGATAAGTAgagaaaat GTACAAAAATCTGGCATGCCACAGTTT AGCCTGCCATTCGTTGCAAGGTTGAATTCCTCCATGGGCCCTGGGCGAACTGTCGTCATCAAAGGAGAAGTGAATACAAATGCCAAAGG CTTTAATGTTGACCTGCTATCAGGAAAATCGAAGGACATTGCTCTACACTTGAACCCACGACTGAATACCAAAGCATTTATACGAAATTCTTTTCTTCAAGACGCCtggggggaagaagagagaaacattACTTGTTTTCCATTTAGTCCCGGGATGTACTTTGAG ATGATAATTTATTGTGATGTTAGAGAGTTCAAGGTTGCCATAAATGGTGTACACAGCCTGGAGTATAAACACAGATTTAAAGAGCTCAGCAGTATTGACACACTGGAAGTTGATGGAGATATCCACTTACTGGAAGTAAGGAGCTGGTAG
- the LGALS8 gene encoding galectin-8 isoform X4 produces MLSLNNLQNIIYNPMIPYVGTIPEHLEPGTLIVIRGHIPNDVDRFQVDLQCGSSVKPRADVAFHFNPRFKRTNCIVCNTLMNEKWGWEEITYDMPFKKEKSFEIVIMVLKEKFQVAVNGKHILLYAHRISLEKIDTLGIYGKVNIHSVGFSFSSVQKSGMPQFSLPFVARLNSSMGPGRTVVIKGEVNTNAKGFNVDLLSGKSKDIALHLNPRLNTKAFIRNSFLQDAWGEEERNITCFPFSPGMYFEMIIYCDVREFKVAINGVHSLEYKHRFKELSSIDTLEVDGDIHLLEVRSW; encoded by the exons ATGTTGTCCTTAAACAACCTACAGAATATCATCTATAACCCG ATGATCCCCTATGTTGGCACCATTCCTGAGCatctggagcctggaactttgaTTGTGATACGTGGACACATTCCTAATGATGTGGACAG ATTCCAGGTGGATCTGCAGTGTGGCAGCAGCGTGAAGCCTCGAGCCGACGTGGCCTTCCATTTCAACCCTCGTTTCAAAAGAACCAACTGCATTGTGTGCAACACACTGATGAATGAAAAATGGGGATGGGAAGAGATCACCTATGACATgcccttcaaaaaagaaaaatcttttgaaattgtGATTATGGTGCTGAAGGAAAAATTCCAG GTGGCTGTGAATGGAAAACATATCCTGCTCTATGCCCACAGGATAAGTCTAGAGAAAATAGACACTCTGGGCATTTATGGCAAAGTGAATATTCACTCAGTTGGTTTTAGCTTCAGCTCG GTACAAAAATCTGGCATGCCACAGTTT AGCCTGCCATTCGTTGCAAGGTTGAATTCCTCCATGGGCCCTGGGCGAACTGTCGTCATCAAAGGAGAAGTGAATACAAATGCCAAAGG CTTTAATGTTGACCTGCTATCAGGAAAATCGAAGGACATTGCTCTACACTTGAACCCACGACTGAATACCAAAGCATTTATACGAAATTCTTTTCTTCAAGACGCCtggggggaagaagagagaaacattACTTGTTTTCCATTTAGTCCCGGGATGTACTTTGAG ATGATAATTTATTGTGATGTTAGAGAGTTCAAGGTTGCCATAAATGGTGTACACAGCCTGGAGTATAAACACAGATTTAAAGAGCTCAGCAGTATTGACACACTGGAAGTTGATGGAGATATCCACTTACTGGAAGTAAGGAGCTGGTAG
- the LGALS8 gene encoding galectin-8 isoform X2: protein MLSLNNLQNIIYNPMIPYVGTIPEHLEPGTLIVIRGHIPNDVDRFQVDLQCGSSVKPRADVAFHFNPRFKRTNCIVCNTLMNEKWGWEEITYDMPFKKEKSFEIVIMVLKEKFQVAVNGKHILLYAHRISLEKIDTLGIYGKVNIHSVGFSFSSVQKSGMPQFPSNRGDISKVVPRTAYTKSKDSTANHTCTKILPINYFSKSLPFVARLNSSMGPGRTVVIKGEVNTNAKGFNVDLLSGKSKDIALHLNPRLNTKAFIRNSFLQDAWGEEERNITCFPFSPGMYFEMIIYCDVREFKVAINGVHSLEYKHRFKELSSIDTLEVDGDIHLLEVRSW from the exons ATGTTGTCCTTAAACAACCTACAGAATATCATCTATAACCCG ATGATCCCCTATGTTGGCACCATTCCTGAGCatctggagcctggaactttgaTTGTGATACGTGGACACATTCCTAATGATGTGGACAG ATTCCAGGTGGATCTGCAGTGTGGCAGCAGCGTGAAGCCTCGAGCCGACGTGGCCTTCCATTTCAACCCTCGTTTCAAAAGAACCAACTGCATTGTGTGCAACACACTGATGAATGAAAAATGGGGATGGGAAGAGATCACCTATGACATgcccttcaaaaaagaaaaatcttttgaaattgtGATTATGGTGCTGAAGGAAAAATTCCAG GTGGCTGTGAATGGAAAACATATCCTGCTCTATGCCCACAGGATAAGTCTAGAGAAAATAGACACTCTGGGCATTTATGGCAAAGTGAATATTCACTCAGTTGGTTTTAGCTTCAGCTCG GTACAAAAATCTGGCATGCCACAGTTT CCTAGTAATAGAGGAGATATTTCTAAAGTTGTACCCAGAACTGCCTACACCAAGAGCAAAGATTCGACTGCAAATCACACTTGTACCAAAATACTACCTATCAACTATTTCTCAAAG AGCCTGCCATTCGTTGCAAGGTTGAATTCCTCCATGGGCCCTGGGCGAACTGTCGTCATCAAAGGAGAAGTGAATACAAATGCCAAAGG CTTTAATGTTGACCTGCTATCAGGAAAATCGAAGGACATTGCTCTACACTTGAACCCACGACTGAATACCAAAGCATTTATACGAAATTCTTTTCTTCAAGACGCCtggggggaagaagagagaaacattACTTGTTTTCCATTTAGTCCCGGGATGTACTTTGAG ATGATAATTTATTGTGATGTTAGAGAGTTCAAGGTTGCCATAAATGGTGTACACAGCCTGGAGTATAAACACAGATTTAAAGAGCTCAGCAGTATTGACACACTGGAAGTTGATGGAGATATCCACTTACTGGAAGTAAGGAGCTGGTAG
- the LGALS8 gene encoding galectin-8 isoform X1, with protein MLSLNNLQNIIYNPMIPYVGTIPEHLEPGTLIVIRGHIPNDVDRFQVDLQCGSSVKPRADVAFHFNPRFKRTNCIVCNTLMNEKWGWEEITYDMPFKKEKSFEIVIMVLKEKFQVAVNGKHILLYAHRISLEKIDTLGIYGKVNIHSVGFSFSSDLQSTQASTLELTAISRENVQKSGMPQFPSNRGDISKVVPRTAYTKSKDSTANHTCTKILPINYFSKSLPFVARLNSSMGPGRTVVIKGEVNTNAKGFNVDLLSGKSKDIALHLNPRLNTKAFIRNSFLQDAWGEEERNITCFPFSPGMYFEMIIYCDVREFKVAINGVHSLEYKHRFKELSSIDTLEVDGDIHLLEVRSW; from the exons ATGTTGTCCTTAAACAACCTACAGAATATCATCTATAACCCG ATGATCCCCTATGTTGGCACCATTCCTGAGCatctggagcctggaactttgaTTGTGATACGTGGACACATTCCTAATGATGTGGACAG ATTCCAGGTGGATCTGCAGTGTGGCAGCAGCGTGAAGCCTCGAGCCGACGTGGCCTTCCATTTCAACCCTCGTTTCAAAAGAACCAACTGCATTGTGTGCAACACACTGATGAATGAAAAATGGGGATGGGAAGAGATCACCTATGACATgcccttcaaaaaagaaaaatcttttgaaattgtGATTATGGTGCTGAAGGAAAAATTCCAG GTGGCTGTGAATGGAAAACATATCCTGCTCTATGCCCACAGGATAAGTCTAGAGAAAATAGACACTCTGGGCATTTATGGCAAAGTGAATATTCACTCAGTTGGTTTTAGCTTCAGCTCG GATTTACAAAGTACCCAAGCATCCACTCTGGAACTGACAGCGATAAGTAgagaaaat GTACAAAAATCTGGCATGCCACAGTTT CCTAGTAATAGAGGAGATATTTCTAAAGTTGTACCCAGAACTGCCTACACCAAGAGCAAAGATTCGACTGCAAATCACACTTGTACCAAAATACTACCTATCAACTATTTCTCAAAG AGCCTGCCATTCGTTGCAAGGTTGAATTCCTCCATGGGCCCTGGGCGAACTGTCGTCATCAAAGGAGAAGTGAATACAAATGCCAAAGG CTTTAATGTTGACCTGCTATCAGGAAAATCGAAGGACATTGCTCTACACTTGAACCCACGACTGAATACCAAAGCATTTATACGAAATTCTTTTCTTCAAGACGCCtggggggaagaagagagaaacattACTTGTTTTCCATTTAGTCCCGGGATGTACTTTGAG ATGATAATTTATTGTGATGTTAGAGAGTTCAAGGTTGCCATAAATGGTGTACACAGCCTGGAGTATAAACACAGATTTAAAGAGCTCAGCAGTATTGACACACTGGAAGTTGATGGAGATATCCACTTACTGGAAGTAAGGAGCTGGTAG